In Hydractinia symbiolongicarpus strain clone_291-10 chromosome 13, HSymV2.1, whole genome shotgun sequence, a single genomic region encodes these proteins:
- the LOC130624292 gene encoding uncharacterized protein LOC130624292: MTYTQISKIIEEEDGKKISRQTISKIVRRFNETKSLAPKRKSGRKRKLTLDHHNFIDKCYENNDELTSVDVQKLVKSEFQLDVSSSCIRQARQKIGWTLTGPRYCQLVRVPNQVLRLEFCQKLLRTNEQFEDVIFTDESTIMMDNHGKICFRKKGRLPNLKPTAKHPYKIHVWAGISTSEDAHDQPRGTTEPEHDHPQSNTEQSDNNLFPVSSYEEYGLIDNAPTNHMTSINCQPEELLRHNIDFDVSKHY, encoded by the exons atgacCTATACGCAGATTAGCAAAATTATTGAAGAGGAAGATGGCAAAAAGATTTCACggcaaacaatatcaaaaattgTTCGAAGATTTAATGAAACGAAATCGCTAGCGCCAAAACGAAAGAGTGGTCGAAAAAGAAAACTTACATTAGATCATCATAATTTTATTGACAAATGCTATGAAAACAACGATGAACTAACTTCAGTTG aTGTTCAAAAACTTGTTAAAAGTGAATTTCAGCTTGACGTCTCGTCATCATGCATTCGACAAGCAAGACAAAAAATAGGCTGGACCCTAACTGGTCCCCGCTATTGCCAGTTGGTGCGTGTACCGAATCAAGTGTTAAGACTGGAGTTTTGTCAGAAACTTCTTCGGACCAATGAGCAGTTCGAAGACGTAATCTTCACCGATGAATCAACCATAATGATGGATAATCACGGAAAAATATGTTTCCGTAAAAAAGGCCGTCTTCCAAACTTAAAACCCACTGCAAAACATCCTTACAAAATACATGTATGGGCGGGTATATCAACATCTGAAGATGCACATGATCAGCCTAGAGGTACAACAGAGCCTGAACATGATCATCCTCAAAGCAATACAGAGCAGAGTGATAACAATCTCTTTCCTGTGTCATCTTATGAGGAGTACGGATTAATTGATAACGCACCTACGAATCATATGACCAGTATTAACTGCCAACCTGAAGAGTTGCTAAGACATAACATAGATTTTGATGTAAGCAAACACTActaa